Within Candidatus Neomarinimicrobiota bacterium, the genomic segment ATCCGTACAGGCTGGACAAACGGTCACCGAGCGTAGGTGAGCATCAGCTCCACATAAATCCTGCAGCAGCGCGTGACCTTGGAATTGAAGACGGGGATTATGTTTACATAGACGCAAATCCTGCCGACAGGCCATATATTGGCGCGAAACCGGGAGATTTTTTCTACCGTGTTTCAAGATGTATGCTGAGGGCAAAATACAATCATGCTTATCCTTATAATATTGTGATGATGAAGCACGCTCCGTTCATCGCTACCGAGAAAAGTGTGAGAGCTCATGAGTCACGACCAGACGGAAGAGCATTGTCAGCCAATACAGGATATCAGGCGAATCTGCGTTACGGGTCACAACAGTCAATCAC encodes:
- a CDS encoding nitrate oxidoreductase subunit alpha, with the protein product PYRLDKRSPSVGEHQLHINPAAARDLGIEDGDYVYIDANPADRPYIGAKPGDFFYRVSRCMLRAKYNHAYPYNIVMMKHAPFIATEKSVRAHESRPDGRALSANTGYQANLRYGSQQSITRNWHMPMHQTDTLFHKTKAYMGFIFGGESDNHAVNTVPKETLVKVTKAEDGGMGGLGIWQPATTGFTPDNESEFMKRYIAGDLIDMKE